The Cyanobacteriota bacterium genomic interval CCGCTTTTATTATACGCCTTAATATTTACAGTCCTTAATAAACTATTCAGAATTTAGTTATTAATTCCTAGGGGTTCATCCACCGTGACTGGCGGCTGTGTCAGTCAATCACCATGTTGGTAGTGAGAAACAAGTCATCATCAAGTGGCGGTCGAGGGGACTTGACCCCCTATAGAGAATAACGTTGGGGATAAGGTTCCCTGTATCCCCTTCCTAGAAAATCCTTACCTTATCAATACAATTCCCCAAACGATCACTACAGATGGCTTGTCGTTAAGTCCTTACTACGAACTACTACGAACTACTACGAACTACTAGGTTACTTAGCTGACTTTTGGAGAAACGGTATAACAGCCACCTATGCTCTCATGACTCAATGCTCAACCAAGGCCATGAACCAAATGACCTATGATTGGGAAAATTATTATCGCTGGGAGGAAAGATGCGTGAGCGATCGTCAGGAACCAACAGCATTGGCTCGTACCCCGTTGTATGACCTTGCTCTGGAGGCAGGAGCACGCATGACCGCTTTTTCTGGGTGGGAAATGCCAGTACAGTTTGCGGGTATCACTAAAGAACATCAAGCTGTACGTCAGCAGGCAGGACTATTTGATATTTCTCACATGGGCAAGTTTGTTGTCAGTGGCGAGGGGGTGCTGGATCAGTTACAAGCTCTCGTTCCCTCAAATCTTAAGCGGTTGCAACCGGGAATGGCGCAATACACGGTACTCTTGAACGAGCGGGGTGGCATCCTAGATGATTTGATCGTCTATAACCAAGGTGTCACAAAGGCTGGCGAAGAACGAGTAGTGCTGATTGTGAATGCGGCAACCCGAAGCCAGGATAAGACTTGGTTATTAGCACGGTTAGAATTCTCTCAGGTGGAGTTGCACGATCGCACAGTAGACCAAGTATTACTGGCTGTGCAAGGGCCGCAAGCGATCGCAGCACTTCAACCCCTAGTAGACTGTGATTTGGCTCCTATTCCTGCCTTTGGACATGTGGAGACAAATTGTTTGGGAGCACCAGCTTTTATTGCCCGCACAGGCTATACCGGTGAAGATGGTGTCGAGGTGATGGTGGATCCTGCTGTAGGGATGGAATTGTGGCGATCGTTGCTGAATGCTGGTGTCGTTCCCTGTGGCCTTGGAGCACGGGATACCCTACGCTTAGAAGCAGCTATGTGCCTCTAT includes:
- the gcvT gene encoding glycine cleavage system aminomethyltransferase GcvT, producing the protein MTYDWENYYRWEERCVSDRQEPTALARTPLYDLALEAGARMTAFSGWEMPVQFAGITKEHQAVRQQAGLFDISHMGKFVVSGEGVLDQLQALVPSNLKRLQPGMAQYTVLLNERGGILDDLIVYNQGVTKAGEERVVLIVNAATRSQDKTWLLARLEFSQVELHDRTVDQVLLAVQGPQAIAALQPLVDCDLAPIPAFGHVETNCLGAPAFIARTGYTGEDGVEVMVDPAVGMELWRSLLNAGVVPCGLGARDTLRLEAAMCLYGQDITTTTTPLEAGLGWIVHLTEKGDFIGRAALEQQQQVGVTKRLVGLRMQGRNIARHDYPVLYDEQVVGVVTSGTLSPTLGYPIALAYLPTALAKVGQTVMVEIRGKHYPATVVKRPFYRRPME